The proteins below are encoded in one region of Chloroflexota bacterium:
- a CDS encoding cupin domain-containing protein: MTDAPGVAGSEAGRRVDKPWGHEIIWAETDRYVGKILVILAGRRLSLQYHEVKDESILVVRGRMRLHLADEAGIVRTTELGPGDRRHVPPGRVHRYEAMEDVELMEVSTPELDDVVRLEDDYGREATTAP, translated from the coding sequence CCGGATCGGAGGCGGGCCGTCGCGTGGACAAGCCGTGGGGCCACGAGATCATCTGGGCGGAGACGGATCGCTACGTCGGCAAGATCCTCGTCATCCTGGCCGGCCGCCGGCTCTCGCTGCAGTACCACGAGGTGAAGGACGAATCGATCCTCGTCGTCCGTGGCCGCATGCGGCTCCATCTCGCGGACGAGGCGGGGATCGTCCGGACGACCGAGCTCGGGCCGGGCGACAGGCGCCACGTCCCGCCCGGTCGGGTCCACCGCTACGAGGCGATGGAGGACGTCGAGCTCATGGAGGTCTCCACCCCGGAGCTCGACGACGTCGTTCGACTCGAGGACGACTACGGCCGCGAGGCGACGACGGCGCCCTGA